The Pyrococcus horikoshii OT3 genome includes a window with the following:
- a CDS encoding HAD-IA family hydrolase: MIIAFDFDGTLVDSYSCIEEAFYRALRRTYPWFPGKRYMAKLLTKIELQFERPRFGRHSGKIKAPMKIFQGKFARIWFEERAKLTKPLEGAREVLKELKREGHIVISFSAEDFIPGVKEYRLRQSGLYDIFDDVIIFGHGVSIKEAFRLVREKYGNETFVWVDDKPWRFIGNGDENTEYVWMYFPYTARFVTKEILDKIPHLHVIYDLWSLLDVLRRLSV; this comes from the coding sequence ATGATCATAGCTTTTGACTTTGACGGAACACTCGTAGATAGTTATTCATGCATAGAAGAGGCATTCTATAGAGCTCTAAGGCGTACTTATCCCTGGTTCCCTGGGAAGAGGTATATGGCAAAGCTACTAACAAAGATTGAACTTCAATTTGAGAGACCAAGATTTGGAAGACACAGTGGGAAAATAAAAGCTCCAATGAAGATTTTCCAAGGAAAATTTGCTAGAATATGGTTTGAGGAGAGGGCAAAGCTAACCAAGCCCCTGGAAGGTGCTAGAGAAGTATTAAAGGAACTGAAAAGGGAGGGGCATATTGTCATATCTTTTTCGGCCGAAGATTTTATCCCTGGGGTAAAAGAGTATAGGCTTAGGCAAAGTGGATTGTATGATATTTTTGACGATGTGATTATCTTTGGTCATGGAGTTTCAATAAAGGAGGCATTTCGTTTAGTCAGGGAGAAATATGGGAATGAAACTTTTGTATGGGTCGATGATAAGCCATGGCGCTTCATAGGAAACGGTGACGAGAATACGGAATACGTGTGGATGTACTTTCCTTACACGGCTAGATTTGTTACTAAGGAGATCCTTGACAAAATTCCTCATCTGCACGTGATATATGACCTTTGGAGTCTCCTGGATGTCCTTAGGAGATTGAGCGTATGA